The Rickettsiella endosymbiont of Dermanyssus gallinae genomic interval ATCGAATTTTATCAGTAACAATTTCTCCTATATTTTTATCAACATTTAACTCAAAATTTAATTTTTCCATATAAATAGATGGAGTTATAAGCTCTTGCATTTCTATAGCGAATTTATATAAATTTATTTTATCTTTTTTGATAATGTCTATTTCGTTTTCATCAAGTGCATGTAGACCGGCATTTAGTATCTCTAATACTTGAGTACCGCACTCACTGATCATCTTTCCATACGTTCGCACATCTTCAGGTGTTTTTAATGATCCCATTTCTTGAAGTTGAGCAAGCCCTACAATACCTGAAAAAGGTGTTCGCATGTCATGAGCCATATTCATTGTAAAGGCTTGTTTAGCCCTTTCAGCTATTTCACCCCGTTTTTTTTCAGTTATATCTAAAGCTAACCCAAGAATAGCAAGCAATTTACCACTAGAAGACAACAAAGGCTTTCTACGTGTAAAAAAATACTTTTCTTGATAAGTCTCTTCACCCGATAATTCCTTTTTTGATTTTATAATCTCTTGGCAGCATTCCCAGCTATATTTATCCCAATAACCAATATGTTTTCCTACATAATCCTTAAGGTCTTTCAAATTTAATGTGTCTAACATCCGTTGATTGCCCCATAGCACGTAACCTTCCGGATCAACTACAAAAACGTTTCCAGGTAGTAAACTAAGTAAATTTTCTGTAATATTAGCTTCAAGAGGTCCTAATGAGTGTAATACGCTATAAATATCGGTTGTCATCGAGTATATCTCCTATCTCCGTAAGAATTTGATTTTAAATCTCCCCATCTTTCCCTGCATTTAGAAAAAAAGAACGTATCCATACTTCTAACACGATGGGCTAATTTACCAGATAAAACAGAAAATGCACTATGTCTCTTTTCAAAGGAATATTTTAGCCAAGGTAAAGAATGTTCTGCGGATTGAAATAAATGGTTATAGGTATATTCAACTGCTTTATTCTTACCTCCAGGATAAGTAATAAAATCTAAATCTTGTTTAAGTAACGGTCCCCAAATAGCTGACTCTTCTAATAAATAATTTTTTGCTGCATCAAAGCATGATTCAAAATTAGGGGGATTCGCTATTTCTTTATGTCGATATAGAAGTTTGTCGGCATAGCTTTTAGAAAGTTCATCTACAATACCTCTAAATGCCGCGTCAGTTTGGTATAAATGACTAACTTTAGCAAAAGCGTCTTTATAATCCTTTTTACCTATTACATTATCCCAGTATACGATTTGGAAGTCGATTTTTATATCCAACTGAAAGGTTAATGCTTTTCTATTGTTCTTTACCCAATGACTACCTTTTTCTATAGCTAGCTTTTTAATTTCATTAGGTGATAATTGCGTGTTTAAACCTACATAATGACGCTGTAAAAAATCGGTCAGAATAATAACTAGTTTTTTTACACCGTGTTTCTTATTAAGATTATTAATACAATTAGTAAAGGACTCAAATTTATCTCCCGATTGCGATGGTTGATCCATACTAATGACATTTACAATAGAGAGGTTTTTTTTATTAGGATTTTTACGAAAAAAATCATTCATCCCATGTATTTTTGCTTTTATTCTCATATATTATTATTTTAATGTTAATTAAGATTAAGTTTAAGTAAATTACATTTTTGGTAAAAGATATGTAGGTCTTACTGAAAATGTAAAAATCTAGCCTCGAAACTCCCTAAGAAACTAAATAGATTCATTGCTGTGGAAAAAACGGCCATCTTTGTTCCCATAGGCGCTTTTGTAGTTTCCATAGCCTTCCGACTTAGTAAATAAAAGATGACTCCTGCGCTAAAAGTAAATAATGTAAGGAAAATCAGAATAAGGACAATATTTTTTGGTATATACAAAAATGATATAAAACTGAACCCTAAAAATATTACCGAAAAAGCTAGACCTCGTTTAATGGTCTGTTCTATAGAGAGGCTTAATTTAGAATTAATATTTAACCCCAAAATAAATCCTCCATAGATAAGCATTTGTATATAACCAAACCCTAGTAGACTAAACTGTAAATAGTCCATTAAATAAAAGGGGCTAAAGGTATTCCAGGCCGCTAATGATGCCAATAAGCCACAAAAAGACAAGGTATAAACCCAAAAATTACTATTTGTACATACTAAATGATAATCTTTGATAATACCCTTAATTTTAAGGCTTTCTGGTTTTTTTTTATCTTGCGGCATAAAGATATACAACATTATCAAACTTAAACTGGCTAGCCCAATTAAAGCGGCAAATAAACCGCGCCAATGTATACCATAATTCAATAAAAAACCACCTAATAAGGGTGCTCCCGCAGGCACCATCACGGTGATACTACCCATCCAAGAGTTTATTTTAATTGCCTGTTGGGTATCTAAAAGCTCATGAATCATGGCATACCCAGTGACCAAAATGGTACTAATTACACAGCCTTGCAAAAATCGACCCACTAAAAACCAAGTCATTGAAGTGGTCGTAGCACACATCGATGTGGCGAATAAGAACAGTATGCCGCCGGACAACAATACTTTTTTATGGCCATAATGGTCTGAAAGAGGTCCTAAAATCAGTTGTAACGTTGATGCTCCAAGAAACCAGTAGGTAATACTTAATTCCACAGTTGAATTTGAAGTATGAAAACTCTGTTTTAATGATGGGAACGCTGATAAAAATAAATTATTTGATAAATATAAGGGTATCTCATAAAGAACCAAACTGAGAGGAAACCAAAGCGTTAATTTTTT includes:
- a CDS encoding PAS domain-containing sensor histidine kinase yields the protein MTTDIYSVLHSLGPLEANITENLLSLLPGNVFVVDPEGYVLWGNQRMLDTLNLKDLKDYVGKHIGYWDKYSWECCQEIIKSKKELSGEETYQEKYFFTRRKPLLSSSGKLLAILGLALDITEKKRGEIAERAKQAFTMNMAHDMRTPFSGIVGLAQLQEMGSLKTPEDVRTYGKMISECGTQVLEILNAGLHALDENEIDIIKKDKINLYKFAIEMQELITPSIYMEKLNFELNVDKNIGEIVTDKIRLKQILTNLLSNAVKFTPEGKVTLSFEKTDKLKITVSDTGIGINEDDHARIFDKFVKIKPSYKSPVFTGTGMGLYLTKKYVEELNGKISLTSSLGNGSTFEIEIPLLH
- a CDS encoding MFS transporter, whose translation is MDSNTKKLTLWFPLSLVLYEIPLYLSNNLFLSAFPSLKQSFHTSNSTVELSITYWFLGASTLQLILGPLSDHYGHKKVLLSGGILFLFATSMCATTTSMTWFLVGRFLQGCVISTILVTGYAMIHELLDTQQAIKINSWMGSITVMVPAGAPLLGGFLLNYGIHWRGLFAALIGLASLSLIMLYIFMPQDKKKPESLKIKGIIKDYHLVCTNSNFWVYTLSFCGLLASLAAWNTFSPFYLMDYLQFSLLGFGYIQMLIYGGFILGLNINSKLSLSIEQTIKRGLAFSVIFLGFSFISFLYIPKNIVLILIFLTLFTFSAGVIFYLLSRKAMETTKAPMGTKMAVFSTAMNLFSFLGSFEARFLHFQ